In a genomic window of Bradyrhizobium ontarionense:
- a CDS encoding cytochrome family protein, whose protein sequence is MRPKHLRQGKRLTFAAVSLAGLACLAAMFASMGGTRAETPIAAPAYLPTISDLMIATVQPRHIRLWIAAHSGNWAFSAYELGNLKGAFNRVSRAQPQVEGNSFADMTAAVTQQPFDDLAQAIKLEDVARFDKSYADLTAACNSCHQALNRAAVVIKVPQSAAVADQEFTPGAE, encoded by the coding sequence ATGCGTCCGAAACACCTCCGCCAAGGCAAGCGGCTGACATTCGCTGCCGTCAGTCTCGCGGGGCTTGCCTGTCTTGCCGCGATGTTTGCCTCCATGGGCGGCACGCGCGCCGAAACACCGATCGCTGCGCCGGCCTATCTGCCGACCATCAGCGACCTGATGATCGCAACCGTTCAGCCACGCCACATCAGGCTCTGGATCGCGGCGCATAGCGGCAACTGGGCGTTCAGCGCCTACGAGCTCGGCAACCTCAAAGGGGCGTTCAACCGCGTCAGTCGGGCGCAGCCGCAGGTCGAGGGCAATTCCTTCGCCGACATGACCGCTGCCGTGACGCAGCAGCCGTTCGACGACCTCGCGCAGGCCATCAAGCTCGAGGACGTCGCCCGCTTCGACAAGTCCTACGCGGACCTCACCGCCGCCTGCAATTCCTGCCATCAGGCGCTCAACCGAGCCGCGGTCGTGATCAAGGTGCCGCAGAGCGCAGCCGTCGCCGACCAGGAGTTCACACCGGGCGCGGAGTAG
- a CDS encoding SDR family oxidoreductase, translating to MPNDTSPVAIITGGSRGIGAAIAERLAADGVAVVVNYARGRDAAAQVVQRIEAAGGRALAAQADIADPGSAAALFDAAEQAFGGVDILVNNAGTMALGAFVELSDADVARQFEVNVTGVFRTLREAARRLRDGGRIVNFSSSVVGLYQPRYGAYAATKAAVEAMTHVLAKELAVRGITVNAVAPGPTETEMFLNGKSNEQLRAIAAMNPFGRFGQPREIADVVAFLASPAASWVNGQVLRVNGGVV from the coding sequence ATGCCCAACGACACATCGCCGGTCGCGATCATCACAGGAGGCTCGCGCGGGATCGGCGCGGCCATTGCCGAACGCCTCGCCGCGGATGGCGTCGCGGTCGTCGTCAACTACGCACGGGGACGGGACGCCGCCGCGCAGGTGGTGCAGCGGATCGAGGCGGCCGGCGGCCGCGCGCTCGCGGCCCAGGCCGACATCGCCGATCCCGGCAGCGCCGCGGCGCTGTTCGATGCCGCCGAGCAGGCATTCGGCGGCGTGGATATCCTGGTCAACAATGCCGGAACCATGGCGCTCGGCGCGTTCGTGGAGTTGAGCGACGCAGACGTCGCGCGCCAGTTCGAGGTGAACGTGACCGGGGTCTTCCGGACCCTTCGCGAGGCCGCGCGGCGGCTTCGCGACGGCGGCCGCATCGTCAATTTCTCTTCCAGCGTGGTCGGGCTCTATCAGCCGCGCTACGGCGCCTATGCGGCGACCAAGGCGGCGGTGGAAGCGATGACCCACGTCCTCGCCAAGGAACTGGCCGTGCGCGGCATCACGGTGAACGCGGTGGCGCCGGGGCCGACGGAGACTGAGATGTTCTTGAACGGCAAGAGCAACGAGCAGCTGCGCGCCATCGCCGCGATGAATCCGTTCGGCCGCTTCGGACAGCCCCGGGAAATCGCCGACGTGGTGGCCTTCCTCGCGAGTCCGGCCGCCAGCTGGGTCAACGGCCAGGTCCTGCGCGTCAATGGCGGCGTCGTCTGA
- a CDS encoding alpha/beta hydrolase produces the protein MKSALTVLATTWIAAASLPTVSLAQTPPGQTPQAQAPQAQSSQTPCVTQNMAVPPGANTTDKDKPFFIDTAGLDFSTKPPTRDPTNPNYPDATELPDGTLPPAGAEGNFIIGPTHAPAPETIAKEGVPKGTVISFTMSSRDSVIYNPGLIRDDVAGCTNSSIMITTTVPGDKSNMIVTTSHPGTWTRKIDVYVPPNTTAGTELPFIVLGDGGSAAWKDMNTVLDNLIQQRRVPPMVSIQIGNGGQDAQGAQRGREYDTVSETYTQFVQREVLPLVESRAGIKLTGNPEGRATMGLSSSGAAAFIMAWFNPDLYHRVLAYSPTMVNQQWPQNPGLRGGAWEFHSPWTGPASPNLTVKDGALVPSEPPGAPLIPRASAKPIRYWFEMGDQDLFYPNPTIPDGMHDWTLSAELMAKVLAEKGYHYQFLFVRNAKHVDRPTIAQTLPAALEWLWKDYPIP, from the coding sequence ATGAAAAGCGCCCTGACCGTCCTTGCGACGACATGGATCGCCGCGGCATCGCTCCCGACAGTCAGCCTGGCGCAGACGCCACCAGGGCAGACGCCGCAGGCACAAGCGCCACAAGCACAATCCTCACAGACGCCCTGCGTCACGCAGAACATGGCTGTGCCTCCCGGCGCCAACACCACCGACAAGGACAAGCCGTTCTTCATCGACACCGCCGGGCTCGACTTCTCCACTAAGCCGCCGACCCGCGACCCGACAAATCCGAACTATCCTGATGCCACCGAGCTGCCCGACGGCACTTTGCCGCCTGCAGGCGCGGAGGGGAACTTCATCATCGGTCCGACCCACGCGCCCGCGCCCGAGACGATCGCGAAGGAGGGCGTGCCGAAGGGGACCGTCATTTCCTTCACGATGTCGTCGCGCGACAGCGTGATCTACAATCCCGGCCTGATCCGCGACGATGTGGCGGGCTGCACCAACTCGTCGATCATGATCACGACGACCGTGCCGGGCGACAAGTCGAACATGATCGTCACGACCAGCCATCCGGGCACCTGGACCCGCAAGATCGACGTCTATGTGCCGCCGAACACCACGGCGGGCACCGAGCTGCCCTTCATCGTGCTGGGCGATGGCGGATCGGCTGCCTGGAAGGACATGAACACCGTCCTCGACAATCTCATTCAGCAGCGGCGCGTGCCGCCGATGGTGTCGATCCAGATCGGCAACGGCGGACAGGATGCGCAGGGCGCGCAGCGCGGCCGGGAATACGACACGGTGTCGGAGACCTATACGCAGTTCGTCCAGCGCGAGGTGTTGCCGCTGGTCGAGAGCCGCGCCGGCATCAAGCTGACTGGGAATCCCGAGGGACGTGCCACCATGGGCTTAAGCTCCAGCGGCGCCGCAGCGTTCATCATGGCCTGGTTCAATCCCGATCTCTATCACAGGGTACTGGCCTATTCGCCGACCATGGTGAACCAGCAATGGCCGCAGAATCCCGGCTTACGCGGCGGCGCCTGGGAATTCCATTCGCCATGGACCGGACCCGCCAGCCCCAATCTCACCGTGAAGGACGGCGCGCTCGTACCGTCGGAGCCACCAGGAGCGCCGCTCATCCCTCGCGCGTCCGCCAAGCCGATCCGCTATTGGTTCGAGATGGGCGATCAGGACCTGTTCTATCCCAATCCGACGATCCCCGACGGCATGCACGACTGGACGCTCTCGGCCGAGCTCATGGCCAAGGTCCTTGCCGAGAAGGGCTATCACTATCAGTTCCTGTTCGTGCGCAACGCCAAGCATGTCGACCGCCCGACCATCGCGCAGACGCTGCCTGCGGCCCTGGAGTGGCTGTGGAAGGACTATCCCATTCCGTAG
- a CDS encoding copper-binding protein — protein sequence MKKLAQLTTAAALTLALLAPVYAADSISGEVKKIDAAAGKVTLKHGPAKSLGMTEPMTMVYQVKDPALLNAVKVGDKVKFEAVEDSSGYTVTKIEKGK from the coding sequence ATGAAGAAACTCGCTCAGCTCACGACCGCCGCCGCGCTGACCCTTGCGCTTCTTGCCCCGGTCTACGCCGCCGACTCGATCAGCGGCGAGGTCAAGAAGATCGATGCCGCCGCCGGCAAGGTCACGTTGAAGCACGGCCCGGCCAAGAGCCTCGGCATGACCGAGCCGATGACGATGGTCTATCAGGTCAAGGACCCCGCTTTGCTCAACGCGGTCAAGGTCGGCGACAAGGTGAAGTTCGAGGCGGTCGAGGACTCCTCCGGCTACACGGTGACGAAGATCGAGAAGGGCAAGTAG
- a CDS encoding cupredoxin domain-containing protein: MKSSIAIGAAAAALIVTAPALGHEQHGRHGYSAGEPGDPKQPSRTIEVLLNEMEFTPARIEVRRGEQIRFVLRNAGKEDHEFLLATTPENLKHAAVMRKHPHMEHDEPNGARLAPNKTAELVWRFTKPGTFEYSCLIPDHRDYGMTGHVTVK; encoded by the coding sequence ATGAAAAGCTCGATCGCGATCGGTGCGGCCGCCGCCGCCCTGATCGTCACCGCACCGGCACTCGGCCATGAGCAGCATGGCCGGCACGGCTATTCCGCCGGCGAGCCCGGCGATCCCAAGCAGCCGTCACGCACCATCGAGGTTCTGCTGAACGAGATGGAGTTCACGCCGGCACGCATCGAGGTCAGGCGCGGCGAGCAGATCCGGTTCGTGCTCCGCAACGCCGGCAAGGAGGATCACGAATTCCTGCTCGCCACCACGCCGGAAAACCTGAAGCACGCCGCTGTCATGAGGAAGCACCCGCACATGGAGCACGACGAGCCGAACGGCGCGCGGCTCGCGCCGAACAAGACGGCCGAGCTGGTGTGGCGGTTCACCAAACCTGGGACGTTCGAATATTCCTGCCTGATCCCCGACCACCGCGATTACGGCATGACCGGCCACGTCACCGTCAAGTGA
- a CDS encoding TAXI family TRAP transporter solute-binding subunit, whose translation MRAALLSCVFAAGLSLVTAPLVPAAAQTARAAKSATATAVGEGGKLQESNEWTVGIAGGLLEGTNIRFAAEMAKVLDDRPNLRVLPMVTYGALGNIEDLLYLKGVDVTITSADVLDEFVRNGTLANIKTRIRYICSFYINEMHVYVRPEIKTLEDLAGKKVSFNTVGSAANLTGGIVFDRLHINAEKVFLNNSVALEKMRTGEIAGVVHVTGKPTDLFAKFKPEPGFHFLPVPFARSLQDYYVPTKLTSQDYPNLLKPGESVETIGVPQVLAVYNWPPETERYRRVARFVEYLFRRFDQFKQPPFHPKWNEINLASSLPGWTRFRAAEELLASSRRPEADGAEKQQFDQWMNARAATGGRRLSDEETKVLFEQFQGWMKQGGGQPAR comes from the coding sequence ATGCGGGCCGCGTTGTTGAGTTGCGTCTTTGCGGCAGGATTGAGTCTGGTGACTGCGCCGCTCGTGCCTGCGGCGGCACAGACCGCGCGGGCCGCAAAGTCCGCAACCGCCACCGCCGTCGGCGAAGGCGGCAAGCTGCAGGAATCCAACGAATGGACGGTCGGCATCGCCGGCGGCCTGCTCGAAGGCACCAACATTCGTTTTGCCGCCGAGATGGCCAAGGTGCTCGACGACCGGCCGAACCTGCGCGTGCTGCCGATGGTGACCTATGGCGCGCTCGGCAACATCGAGGACCTGCTCTATCTCAAAGGCGTCGATGTCACGATCACCTCGGCCGACGTGCTCGACGAGTTCGTGCGCAACGGCACGCTCGCCAACATCAAGACCCGGATCCGCTACATCTGCTCGTTCTATATCAACGAGATGCATGTCTACGTCCGCCCTGAGATCAAGACACTCGAAGATCTCGCGGGCAAGAAGGTCAGCTTCAATACGGTGGGAAGTGCGGCGAATCTGACCGGTGGCATCGTCTTCGACCGGCTCCACATCAACGCCGAGAAGGTGTTCCTCAACAATTCGGTGGCGCTCGAGAAGATGCGGACCGGCGAGATCGCCGGCGTCGTGCACGTCACCGGCAAGCCGACCGACCTGTTCGCCAAGTTCAAGCCCGAGCCCGGGTTTCATTTCCTCCCCGTGCCGTTTGCGCGCAGCCTGCAGGACTACTACGTGCCGACGAAGCTGACGTCGCAGGACTATCCCAACCTGCTCAAGCCGGGCGAGAGCGTCGAGACCATCGGCGTGCCGCAGGTGCTGGCGGTCTACAATTGGCCGCCGGAGACCGAGCGATATCGCCGCGTCGCGCGGTTCGTCGAATACCTGTTCAGACGGTTCGACCAGTTCAAGCAGCCGCCGTTTCACCCGAAGTGGAACGAGATCAACCTCGCCTCCTCGCTTCCCGGCTGGACCCGCTTCCGCGCCGCGGAGGAACTGCTGGCAAGCAGCCGCCGGCCGGAGGCTGACGGCGCCGAGAAGCAACAGTTCGACCAATGGATGAATGCAAGAGCCGCAACCGGCGGCCGGCGTCTGAGCGACGAGGAGACCAAGGTGCTGTTCGAGCAGTTCCAGGGCTGGATGAAGCAGGGGGGCGGCCAGCCGGCGCGATAG
- a CDS encoding DUF1330 domain-containing protein, with translation MKAYLVLDLAVHDFPAFKTYIDAIPAFIARHGGRSIVQGAVPTPVEGNWTPERMVILEFPSRQNATDFIDDPETQHLFEIRHRTTTSRLVLVDGCAE, from the coding sequence ATGAAGGCCTACCTCGTCCTCGATCTCGCCGTTCACGATTTTCCTGCGTTCAAGACCTACATCGACGCGATTCCCGCCTTCATCGCCAGGCATGGCGGCCGCTCCATCGTGCAGGGTGCCGTACCAACGCCGGTCGAAGGCAACTGGACGCCGGAGCGGATGGTGATCCTGGAATTCCCATCGCGCCAGAACGCGACCGACTTCATCGACGATCCCGAGACCCAGCACCTGTTCGAGATCCGGCACCGGACCACAACGAGCCGGCTGGTCCTGGTCGACGGGTGCGCGGAGTGA
- a CDS encoding LysR family transcriptional regulator, producing the protein MDRFDAMRLFVRVVERRSFTAAAADLGLPRSTASEVLKELEARLGVRLIERTTRHVTPTLDGEEYYRRCVGILGEIEEAETALRDSSPRGLLRIDAHPLLTRTFLLPHLPAFLAAHPQLDLRIGQGDRLVDLVSEGVDCVIRSGEPETSGMIQRRLGTIEEITVASPAYLRDYGTPQRPDDLDGHRMIGFISSRTGEALPLEFTSDGGLRHVVLPSRVMVNNSDTMVDLARLGLGLVQAPRYRFAQYLADGSLIEILKNDPPSPTPLHALYPQNRQLSLRLRVFLDWIVGIFGRAKL; encoded by the coding sequence ATGGACCGCTTCGATGCCATGCGCCTGTTCGTCCGCGTCGTCGAGCGGCGGAGCTTTACGGCCGCGGCCGCCGATCTCGGCCTGCCGCGCTCGACCGCGAGCGAGGTGCTGAAGGAGCTCGAAGCCCGTCTCGGCGTCCGCCTGATCGAGCGCACCACGCGCCACGTCACGCCGACGCTGGACGGCGAGGAGTATTACCGGCGCTGCGTCGGCATCCTCGGCGAGATCGAGGAAGCCGAAACCGCGCTGCGCGACAGCAGTCCGCGCGGCCTGCTGCGGATCGATGCGCACCCGCTGCTGACGCGCACCTTCCTGCTGCCGCACCTGCCGGCATTTCTCGCCGCCCATCCGCAGCTCGACCTGCGCATCGGCCAGGGCGACCGCCTGGTCGATCTCGTCAGCGAGGGCGTCGATTGCGTGATCCGGTCGGGCGAGCCCGAGACCAGCGGGATGATTCAGCGTCGGCTCGGCACCATCGAGGAGATCACCGTCGCCAGTCCGGCCTATTTGCGTGACTACGGCACGCCGCAGCGGCCTGACGACCTCGACGGCCACCGGATGATCGGCTTCATCTCGTCGCGAACCGGGGAAGCGCTGCCGCTCGAATTCACGTCTGATGGCGGGCTGCGCCATGTCGTGCTGCCGAGCCGGGTCATGGTCAACAATTCCGACACCATGGTCGACCTCGCCCGGCTCGGGCTCGGTCTGGTGCAGGCGCCGCGCTATCGCTTCGCGCAGTATCTGGCCGATGGCAGCCTGATCGAGATTCTCAAGAACGATCCGCCGTCACCCACGCCGCTGCACGCGCTCTATCCGCAGAACCGGCAGCTGAGCTTGCGGCTGCGCGTGTTCCTGGACTGGATCGTCGGCATTTTCGGCCGGGCGAAATTGTAG
- the maiA gene encoding maleylacetoacetate isomerase: MKLYSFWRSLASFRVRIALNLKGIPYEQVAVDIDRQQHHGDAYAALNPQMALPSLVLDDGTVLTQSLAILDYLDEACPGPALLPEDAKGRARVRALAAMIACDAHPLTTPRVQRYLTEVLHVDDAARAAWLRHWAAEMLAAVEAQLSSHPATGRFAHGDAPTTADICLAGHVTFALNQGLDLASTPTVKRVVEAAMALPAFASAHPLAQPDTPESLRRNRAP; this comes from the coding sequence ATGAAACTCTATTCGTTCTGGCGGTCGCTGGCGAGCTTTCGGGTGCGGATCGCGCTCAACCTGAAGGGCATTCCTTACGAGCAGGTCGCGGTCGATATCGACCGCCAGCAGCATCACGGCGATGCCTACGCGGCGCTCAACCCGCAGATGGCGCTGCCGTCGCTGGTGCTCGACGACGGCACCGTGCTGACGCAGTCGCTGGCGATCCTCGACTATCTCGACGAGGCCTGTCCCGGTCCGGCGCTGCTGCCGGAGGACGCCAAGGGCCGCGCCCGCGTGCGCGCGCTGGCGGCGATGATCGCCTGCGACGCGCATCCGCTGACGACGCCGCGCGTGCAGCGCTATCTCACCGAGGTGCTGCACGTCGACGACGCGGCGCGCGCGGCCTGGCTCAGGCACTGGGCTGCGGAGATGCTGGCGGCGGTCGAGGCCCAGCTGTCGAGCCATCCAGCGACCGGCCGCTTCGCCCATGGCGATGCGCCCACGACTGCCGACATCTGCCTCGCCGGCCATGTCACCTTCGCGCTCAACCAGGGCCTCGACCTCGCATCGACGCCGACGGTGAAGCGCGTCGTCGAGGCCGCGATGGCGCTGCCGGCTTTCGCCTCCGCCCATCCGCTGGCGCAGCCGGACACGCCGGAGTCGCTGCGCAGGAACCGCGCGCCATAG
- a CDS encoding tautomerase family protein, producing MPFANIKVPQAALTTAQKQEIVHRVTAMFVDYFSEAARPHTMVLIEEVPDGGYGRADEVFVIPPAYRATT from the coding sequence ATGCCTTTCGCCAACATCAAGGTGCCGCAGGCCGCGCTGACCACGGCCCAGAAGCAGGAGATCGTGCATCGCGTGACCGCGATGTTCGTCGACTATTTCAGCGAGGCCGCGCGGCCCCACACGATGGTGCTGATCGAAGAGGTGCCCGATGGCGGCTATGGCCGCGCCGACGAGGTGTTCGTGATCCCGCCGGCCTATCGCGCGACGACGTGA
- a CDS encoding tetratricopeptide repeat protein, translating into MSTVGSRAFQKARQEKKLKKLIEAQLPAAFAAYRAGRQADAQALCAQLLQEVPTCFEAVHLLGVSLVECGRFTEATGFLAQAVALEPNSADAHSNLGWALVNCDRYEEARASLERSLALRPNAPVTLRNLGITLLRLKQGEPALAAVTRALQLKPDDADCWCNRSVAELMLRRWDAAAASAERALAFRPNHFEAMVNKGLAHLELRHFELAEATFNAARAARPDNAELLAHRGRLHMLAGRTDQAEADFDAAVALDPGLQVGWQGKAQISMLKGNIAQAMAACTRVLDNNPTAQVALTLLGACQGRLGDIEGAIAQFDRALAVQPDYDEAITKKIFYLDFLSGADFAVQQAARYYWWVAIGAKFPRRKLAARSLDPGRRIVIGYVSADFRMHSAAFAFLPVLRAHDKTQVQVNCYSSSPRHDAFTATFQSVADVWVEAANLSDDELADRIQQDDVDILVDLSGYTTGTRMPVFARKPAPIQVTAWGSGTGTGLATMDYFFADPVTVPQNVRPLFAERVHDLPSVITIDPLLDIAPSPLPMLQNGHVTFGVYNRIDKISDEAIALWSRLLREVPDAKLVIKHLALNDALVRDGLLGRFVAQGVPEARILCLGASERSEHLRSFDRIDMSLDPFPQNGGISTFESLYMGVPVVAKLGSGAASRAAGGILTAAGLADWVADDDDGYIRIAKTFAAQAGLLAKLRAELPGMVARSPAGDVANYTRCVEAAYRQFWQTYCAGAAS; encoded by the coding sequence TTGAGCACCGTCGGTTCGCGCGCCTTCCAGAAGGCGCGGCAGGAAAAGAAGCTGAAGAAGCTCATCGAGGCGCAGCTGCCGGCGGCGTTTGCGGCCTATCGCGCCGGGCGCCAGGCCGATGCGCAGGCGCTGTGCGCACAGCTGCTGCAGGAGGTGCCGACCTGTTTCGAAGCCGTCCATCTGCTCGGCGTGTCCCTGGTCGAATGCGGACGTTTCACCGAAGCCACGGGCTTTCTGGCGCAGGCCGTGGCGCTCGAGCCCAATTCGGCCGACGCGCATTCCAATCTCGGCTGGGCGCTGGTCAATTGCGATCGCTACGAGGAGGCGCGCGCCTCGCTGGAGCGATCGCTGGCGCTGCGGCCGAATGCGCCGGTAACGTTGCGCAACCTCGGAATCACCTTGCTGCGGCTCAAGCAGGGCGAGCCCGCGCTCGCTGCGGTGACGCGCGCGCTTCAGCTCAAGCCCGACGATGCCGATTGCTGGTGCAACCGCAGCGTCGCGGAGCTGATGCTGCGGCGCTGGGACGCGGCGGCGGCGAGCGCCGAACGCGCGCTGGCATTCCGCCCGAACCATTTCGAGGCCATGGTCAACAAGGGACTCGCGCATCTCGAGCTGCGCCATTTCGAGCTGGCCGAAGCGACCTTCAATGCCGCACGCGCGGCACGGCCCGACAATGCCGAGCTACTGGCGCATCGCGGCCGGCTCCATATGCTGGCCGGGCGCACCGATCAGGCCGAAGCCGATTTCGATGCCGCCGTCGCGCTCGACCCCGGCCTCCAGGTGGGATGGCAGGGCAAGGCGCAGATCTCGATGCTCAAGGGCAACATCGCGCAGGCGATGGCGGCCTGCACGCGCGTGCTCGACAACAACCCCACCGCCCAGGTCGCGCTGACATTGCTCGGCGCCTGCCAGGGGCGGCTCGGCGACATCGAGGGCGCGATCGCGCAGTTCGACCGCGCGCTCGCGGTGCAGCCCGACTACGACGAGGCGATCACCAAGAAGATCTTCTATCTCGACTTCCTGTCCGGCGCCGACTTCGCCGTGCAGCAGGCGGCGCGCTATTATTGGTGGGTGGCGATCGGCGCGAAATTCCCGCGCCGCAAGCTCGCCGCGCGCTCGCTCGATCCCGGCAGGCGCATCGTCATCGGCTACGTGTCGGCCGATTTCCGCATGCATTCGGCCGCCTTCGCCTTCCTGCCGGTGCTGCGCGCGCACGACAAGACACAGGTGCAGGTCAACTGCTACTCGTCGTCGCCACGGCACGATGCCTTCACCGCGACGTTCCAGTCCGTAGCCGACGTCTGGGTCGAGGCCGCGAACCTCTCCGACGACGAGCTGGCCGACCGCATCCAGCAGGACGACGTCGACATCCTGGTCGATCTCTCCGGCTACACCACGGGCACGCGGATGCCGGTGTTTGCGCGCAAGCCGGCGCCGATCCAGGTCACGGCGTGGGGCAGCGGCACCGGCACCGGCCTTGCGACCATGGATTACTTCTTCGCCGATCCCGTGACGGTGCCGCAGAATGTCAGGCCGCTGTTCGCCGAGCGCGTCCACGACCTGCCTTCCGTGATCACGATCGACCCGCTGCTCGACATTGCGCCATCGCCGCTGCCGATGCTGCAGAACGGCCACGTCACCTTCGGCGTCTACAACCGCATCGACAAGATCTCCGACGAGGCGATCGCGCTGTGGTCGCGGCTGTTGCGCGAGGTTCCCGACGCCAAGCTCGTCATCAAGCATCTCGCGCTCAACGACGCGCTGGTGCGTGACGGCCTGCTCGGCCGCTTCGTCGCGCAGGGCGTGCCGGAGGCGCGCATCCTCTGCCTGGGGGCCAGCGAGCGCAGCGAGCATCTGCGGTCGTTCGATCGCATCGACATGTCGCTCGATCCGTTCCCGCAGAACGGCGGCATCTCGACGTTCGAGTCGCTCTACATGGGCGTGCCGGTGGTGGCCAAGCTCGGCTCCGGCGCAGCCTCGCGCGCGGCCGGCGGCATCCTGACCGCGGCCGGGCTCGCCGACTGGGTCGCCGATGATGATGACGGCTACATCCGGATCGCGAAGACCTTCGCCGCGCAGGCGGGGCTGCTGGCGAAGCTGCGGGCCGAGCTGCCCGGCATGGTCGCGCGCTCGCCGGCCGGCGACGTCGCCAACTACACGCGCTGCGTCGAGGCGGCGTACCGGCAGTTCTGGCAGACCTATTGCGCGGGCGCCGCCTCCTGA